In one Solanum lycopersicum chromosome 11, SLM_r2.1 genomic region, the following are encoded:
- the LOC101263665 gene encoding transcription factor HEC3 codes for MDINHINKLTTSTWDPTMSNMDNQQVFRDQQQQQQPCLSSIPNDHIYHEHHHHQQQFHFEHNPIWPSFPLQNPQHHHLPSSSTQQQQQQQEEVVVVPFDHVLNNHVQTLIEDQEHDDQDEDEEEEEELGAMKEMMFKIASMQPVDIDPSTIRKPKRRNVRISNDPQSVAARLRRERISEKIRILQRLVPGGTKMDTASMLDEAIRYVKFLKRQIRQLQSSNHNLPPAQIPVSSCPNNENWANNIVTPSTKGLILGSSSSTTTNNVTTFVGNTTLDPPYEVIGN; via the coding sequence ATGGATATCAACCACATTAATAAACTCACTACCTCCACTTGGGATCCAACCATGTCCAATATGGACAACCAACAAGTCTTTCGcgatcaacaacaacaacaacaaccatgCTTGTCCAGTATACCAAACGACCATATCTACCAcgaacatcatcatcatcaacaacaatttCATTTCGAACATAACCCTATTTGGCCTAGTTTTCCTCTTCAAAACCCTCAACACCATCACCTTCCCTCCTCCTCaacccaacaacaacaacaacaacaagaagaagtaGTAGTTGTCCCTTTTGATCATGTGTTAAACAACCATGTTCAAACCCTAATAGAGGATCAAGAACACGATGATCAAGACgaagatgaagaggaagaagaagagctAGGAGCCATGAAAGAAATGATGTTCAAAATTGCATCTATGCAACCAGTAGACATTGATCCATCCACTATACGAAAACCTAAAAGGCGTAACGTACGTATAAGCAATGATCCACAAAGCGTAGCAGCCAGGCTACGCCGCGAAAGGATAAGTGAAAAAATCAGAATCTTGCAAAGATTAGTCCCTGGTGGAACAAAAATGGACACTGCATCCATGTTAGACGAAGCAATTCGCTATGTTAAGTTCTTAAAAAGACAAATCCGTCAATTACAATCATCGAATCATAACCTCCCACCAGCACAGATACCAGTATCGTCATGCcctaataatgaaaattgggCAAATAATATTGTCACACCAAGTACAAAAGGTCTGATTCTTGGCTCCTCTAGTAGTACTACAACCAATAATGTTACAACTTTTGTTGGTAACACTACATTGGATCCACCTTATGAGGTAATTGGTAATTAG